Proteins from one Cryptomeria japonica chromosome 4, Sugi_1.0, whole genome shotgun sequence genomic window:
- the LOC131074665 gene encoding protein TIFY 4B isoform X1, with amino-acid sequence MRGGTGSGTHSHSHSQLPLPLPGRPNPEKSLEELTHQDIMQLTREDCRRYLKEKGMRRPSWNKSQAIQQVLSLKNLFHSTPDDYDDTKTAKEKENAEDPDPASSSFNASPLPLSAESLKLDWLADAELPVLASQPPSISGQNVFFNASSTKQSGAAQLTIFYSGNVNVYNDVPAEKAQAIMLLAGAANHLPCSRLPNVQLQDAPYPTTCIPAGTPTAQILHKGKETPVTRKASLQRFLEKKKDRGRCKTSASASKRPPMLMGMFMHPSYWSEAGKKKAATKSTSTSTSTSPSPTRPPQTPSSDEQALVRKSMIEEAS; translated from the exons ATGAGGGGAGGCACTGGAAGTGGCACTCACAGTCACAGTCACTCACAGCTTCCTCTCCCGCTTCCAGGCAGGCCCAACCCCGAAAAGTCTCTGGAGGAGCTCACCCACCAAGACATCATGCAACTCACTCGCGAAGACTGCCGCCGCTACTTGAAAGAAAAAG GAATGAGAAGGCCTTCGTGGAACAAATCTCAGGCGATCCAGCAGGTACTTTCATTGAAAAATTTGTTCCATTCCACCCCTGACGACTACGACGACACCAAAACcgccaaagaaaaagaaaatgctGAGGATCCGGATCCCGCTTCTTCTTCATTCAATGCCTCTCCACTCCCTCTATCT GCCGAGTCTTTGAAGTTGGACTGGTTAGCTGACGCAGAATTGCCAGTACTAGCAAGTCAACCTCCAAGCATTTCCGGTCAAAATGTTTTCTTCAACGCTTCCTCAACCAAACAATCCGGAGCGGCGCAACTCACCATTTTTTACTCTGGAAACGTTAACGTCTACAACGATGTACCTGCAGAGAAG GCACAAGCAATAATGCTGCTCGCCGGGGCAGCAAATCATTTGCCGTGTTCCAGATTGCCGAATGTACAGTTACAGGATGCGCCCTATCCCACCACCTGCATTCCCGCAGGGACCCCAACCGCTCAAATACTacataaaggtaaag AAACGCCCGTAACGAGGAAGGCATCGCTCCAAAGATTCCTGGAGAAAAAGAAGGACAG AGGGCGGTGTAAGACAAGCGCATCGGCATCAAAGAGGCCTCCAATGCTGATGGGGATGTTTATGCACCCTTCATATTGGAGTGAAGCGGGCAAAAAGAAGGCGGCCACAAAATCCACTTCTACTTCTACTTCTACTTCTCCTTCTCCCACCAGACCTCCGCAGACGCCATCGTCCGATGAGCAGGCGCTCGTTAGGAAGTCAATGATTGAAGAAGCATCCTAA
- the LOC131074665 gene encoding protein TIFY 4B isoform X2 codes for MRGGTGSGTHSHSHSQLPLPLPGRPNPEKSLEELTHQDIMQLTREDCRRYLKEKGMRRPSWNKSQAIQQVLSLKNLFHSTPDDYDDTKTAKEKENAEDPDPASSSFNASPLPLSAESLKLDWLADAELPVLASQPPSISGQNVFFNASSTKQSGAAQLTIFYSGNVNVYNDVPAEKAQAIMLLAGAANHLPCSRLPNVQLQDAPYPTTCIPAGTPTAQILHKETPVTRKASLQRFLEKKKDRGRCKTSASASKRPPMLMGMFMHPSYWSEAGKKKAATKSTSTSTSTSPSPTRPPQTPSSDEQALVRKSMIEEAS; via the exons ATGAGGGGAGGCACTGGAAGTGGCACTCACAGTCACAGTCACTCACAGCTTCCTCTCCCGCTTCCAGGCAGGCCCAACCCCGAAAAGTCTCTGGAGGAGCTCACCCACCAAGACATCATGCAACTCACTCGCGAAGACTGCCGCCGCTACTTGAAAGAAAAAG GAATGAGAAGGCCTTCGTGGAACAAATCTCAGGCGATCCAGCAGGTACTTTCATTGAAAAATTTGTTCCATTCCACCCCTGACGACTACGACGACACCAAAACcgccaaagaaaaagaaaatgctGAGGATCCGGATCCCGCTTCTTCTTCATTCAATGCCTCTCCACTCCCTCTATCT GCCGAGTCTTTGAAGTTGGACTGGTTAGCTGACGCAGAATTGCCAGTACTAGCAAGTCAACCTCCAAGCATTTCCGGTCAAAATGTTTTCTTCAACGCTTCCTCAACCAAACAATCCGGAGCGGCGCAACTCACCATTTTTTACTCTGGAAACGTTAACGTCTACAACGATGTACCTGCAGAGAAG GCACAAGCAATAATGCTGCTCGCCGGGGCAGCAAATCATTTGCCGTGTTCCAGATTGCCGAATGTACAGTTACAGGATGCGCCCTATCCCACCACCTGCATTCCCGCAGGGACCCCAACCGCTCAAATACTacataaag AAACGCCCGTAACGAGGAAGGCATCGCTCCAAAGATTCCTGGAGAAAAAGAAGGACAG AGGGCGGTGTAAGACAAGCGCATCGGCATCAAAGAGGCCTCCAATGCTGATGGGGATGTTTATGCACCCTTCATATTGGAGTGAAGCGGGCAAAAAGAAGGCGGCCACAAAATCCACTTCTACTTCTACTTCTACTTCTCCTTCTCCCACCAGACCTCCGCAGACGCCATCGTCCGATGAGCAGGCGCTCGTTAGGAAGTCAATGATTGAAGAAGCATCCTAA